The stretch of DNA TTACATTGAACTCTACTACATATTTGCCAGTGTGTGGGGTCACCAAATTTACACCATATACAgtattttgtttattgttttcatCATCCTATTGATTGTCACTGCTTTTGTCACTGTGGCATTGACATACTTTCAGCTTGCTACTGAGGATCATGAATGGTGGTGGAGGTATGTAGACTGTAACATTAGAGTTCTCTCACTGTTTTACTTGTTTATCAGTTAGAATTTAGTTCTTTCTCATAACCATTTCGTTGTTGGCGTGATTAGGTCTTTCCTTTGTGGTGGGTCAACGGGCTTGTTCATCTATGGGTACTGCTTGTATTACTATTATGCAAGATCAGATATGTCTGGCTTCATGCAAACCTCTTTCTTTTTTGGCTACATGGCTTGTATTTGCTATGGTTTCTTTCTCATGCTTGGAACTGTGGGTTTCCGTGCTGCTTTGATCTTTGTCCGTCACATATATCATTCTATCAAATGTGAATAACAGGTTATTGGAACCAAACAGAGGCTTTCTTATCCCTTTGATACAGGAACTTTTCCTCTCATGTCCTTGGTTCTTGTAGCAAATGGTTTGTCAAAAATATAGTGGGGAAAGATTTTACGAGCCTGAAGTGCTTTACACAAGTGCCACACCCCAAATTTCTCCCCATGCTTCGTATAATCTCAGAACATGTGCAACAATAGTGTAACTAACAAAATTCTCTCTTGGAAATATAGAAGCTTTTTGCATACTTTCAAGTGTATAGACTTCTACCACTGCTTCATATATTCTAACATAACATGTATGACGGTCGTGTAACGCAAAATTCTTAGAATCATACAAGCTTTTTGCATTAGATTCATGTTTGTGGTTAGCTTATGATAAGAGCGTCGTATTATTTGCATCCTAAATTCTTAATTCATGAAAAGGTTCGTTTTGGATTCGATGCTTACAAACatgcaatataaaaataatacctTCTTACCTCTTAAGTTGGCCTTCTATTTATCTGCAATAACCATCATTTTCGATTTTGCTTTACTATAGCCATAGGATATGGTAAACATCAACGTTCAATCCTGAATTACAATGACAATTATGTTGAAAAAAAGGCATTAACGTATTTTGAAACCTTAGCACACCAAAATTTTCCCCAAAAGGATTGAAGTTTTTTTCATGCTATATAAAAGGCTTCGGAGTATTTCTTATCAATATCCCACCTAAAGGCGTTTAAAATAGACTATTCTTGGATTATTGATCAGTTCAGTACGGGAACGCAACAAATGTTGAAGATTAAACTATCACCATGTAAATATGCGGTTATAGAAGTTCGGTACTACATAGAATTATCTTTAGTCTAAAACTTGCGATTACAAAGCATGAAATTCAATGCACCAGGGATAAATTTTAGTATACATGACATTATATCTATAAATGTCGATATAGATAGCATTCACGACCAATCTAAACATCGGCCAACCAAGAGACAACAGCAACAAAAGGactaaaccaaatattttttctGTGAAAGTCATCCAACATCCGACACAAGCAGAATTCCCTGATCACTTTCAATACTTCCAAGTAGACCCGCCAAGTCTGATAACCTCTTCCCCTCCACTATCCTTTCTAGGAATTTTTTCCATTTGGATTTCTCCTTTATTATCCCCTAAATCACCGTACATATCTTTAAGTTTAGCTAGATTACTGGATGCCGAAGTTCTTTTACTCCCATCTCTCGGTGGACTAGAACGTGATTCATGACGAGCAGTGCCGGCTTGCAGGCTCTGACTTCTACTCCGGCTTCTACTTCTACTCCGACTCCTACGATAGTGCCTACTACCATTGTCATAATCCCGGCTGCTTTCTCTTTCTGTGTGCTTAGACCTCCTATCATAATCATAACTCCTCTCTCTTTCCCGCTCCTTATCCCTTCGGATTCTGTCCCTCTCCTGATCTCGGTCCGAGTCACGATCCCTGTATCTTTCCCGGTCTCGATCACGCTCCCACTCCCTGTTTCTATCCCTCTCACGGTATCTGTCCCTATCACGTTCTCGATCTCTGTCCCTGTCCCTTTCCCTATCCCTGTCCCTATCATGATCCCTATCCCGATCCCTATCTCTGTCTCTGGACCGTGACCGCTCACGATCCCGATCCCTATCCCTATCAGGATATTCCCGGCTTTGGCTGCGGCGACTACTTGGAGATCTTCTTATGTCATCACTGCCATTTCTTTCATGAGAAGGTAATGTACGGCGAATAGGTGAAGAATCCCTTGTGGAGGCACGATGTGGAGCTCGCTGACCAAAAGAGACTGAAAGAGCAGCTTTAACCGAAGGTGGTCTGCGGGCAGTATCATCAGAACCATGACGGGTAGATTCCCCGGTCGAACCAGAATGTGTAGTGGGGAGCTTCAACTTTTCAAGATTCGACACAACCTGCCGCAATACAGGAACAGGGATGCGAGGAAACAGTGTGTCGAAGTAATACTGCAACAGCAGAACAGATTCATCAGTCCTTTAAAGTGCAGTTAAATAATACGTAATTGAAGAGGTGAAATAAACTTGGGAACTGCAGTTATCAAGTCTGTCAACCAACATTcccaaaatcataaaacatcAAACACACAACAAATATGCCAGCAATGAAGAGGTAGTAACCACATAACACAAGAGAACATCAAATATTGATATAAATACTAAACAATCTCGagaatagaaaaaacaaaattaaatttgtgtgaCTCCAGAACCCTTCCACACAATAAAAACATGGTTGTTTCCGTTCTTTCACTTGTTCCTTCTTCATTtgaaccaaaaatataattaatttgaatgttGGATGTTTTATATGAttcaaatacattaattttacattatataGAATTATTCTACGCATACAAACTGAgatcaataatttaatatacattCCTAGCAGAAATAtcaaaatgcaaaatgaaaagaaCTGAAACAAACTCACAATCCAACAAGCCAGATATCCATTATTACATAGAAATTTTGATAAACTCCCACTTACACAcctcaaaataagaaaaaaatcaactaGAGTATAAAAGTACATAGAAAATTTGATGACATTTGAC from Vigna unguiculata cultivar IT97K-499-35 chromosome 8, ASM411807v1, whole genome shotgun sequence encodes:
- the LOC114193447 gene encoding pre-mRNA splicing factor SR-like 1 isoform X1, whose translation is MEIQTCGKPIDSLLEKVLCMNILSSDYFKELYRLKTYHEVIDEIYNQVDHVEPWMTGNCRGPSTAFCLLYKFFTMKLTVKQMHGLLKHPDSPYIRAVGFLYLRYCGDPKTLWSWFEPYIKDEEEFSPGSNGRMTTMGVYIRDLLLGQYYFDTLFPRIPVPVLRQVVSNLEKLKLPTTHSGSTGESTRHGSDDTARRPPSVKAALSVSFGQRAPHRASTRDSSPIRRTLPSHERNGSDDIRRSPSSRRSQSREYPDRDRDRDRERSRSRDRDRDRDRDHDRDRDRERDRDRDRERDRDRYRERDRNREWERDRDRERYRDRDSDRDQERDRIRRDKERERERSYDYDRRSKHTERESSRDYDNGSRHYRRSRSRSRSRSRSQSLQAGTARHESRSSPPRDGSKRTSASSNLAKLKDMYGDLGDNKGEIQMEKIPRKDSGGEEVIRLGGSTWKY